A single region of the Halobacterium wangiae genome encodes:
- a CDS encoding glycoside hydrolase family 88 protein, translated as MSHELPELVERVAEHALDDQTFNMEQHDWEKGCAINGLHAVGLHEEETRYLVDRSIETQTTEGQLTYGSLGLTPYGWEPDWAGDKNDYKSYADPVVPGHGVLELYDRTGDDYYLDAAQKQYEQLQSIEKTEGGGIPISRGEKELLLDSLYHISPFMARYGELADDPEAIDEAVHQIEVHAERCYDPHTGLYRQGWQETPNSFAQDTFWSRGVAWLTTAIVATLPYVPEDHEGYDDLVEMLQDVSEVVLDYQDDSGFWHNTLDDRTSPLEASGTMMFVYTFEEGMEQGVLDQSTFEEPSQRAMDVCKGLVDSQGGVRRVAVVPGGPDAPLGVALHGQGFFLLAASYFL; from the coding sequence ATGAGTCACGAGTTACCAGAGCTCGTTGAGCGTGTCGCGGAGCACGCGCTCGACGACCAGACGTTCAACATGGAACAGCACGACTGGGAGAAGGGGTGTGCCATCAACGGCCTCCACGCTGTCGGCCTCCACGAAGAAGAGACGCGATACCTCGTCGACCGGTCCATCGAAACCCAGACGACGGAAGGCCAGCTCACGTACGGCAGTCTCGGCCTCACGCCGTACGGCTGGGAGCCCGACTGGGCGGGCGACAAGAACGACTACAAGTCCTACGCCGACCCGGTCGTGCCGGGCCACGGCGTCCTCGAGCTGTACGACCGGACGGGCGACGACTACTACCTCGACGCCGCCCAGAAGCAGTACGAACAGCTCCAGAGCATCGAGAAGACCGAGGGCGGCGGCATCCCCATCTCGCGCGGCGAGAAGGAACTGTTGCTCGACTCACTGTACCACATCAGCCCGTTCATGGCGCGCTACGGGGAACTCGCGGACGACCCCGAGGCCATCGACGAGGCGGTCCATCAGATAGAGGTCCACGCCGAGCGCTGTTACGACCCCCACACGGGGCTCTACCGGCAGGGCTGGCAGGAGACCCCGAACTCCTTCGCCCAGGACACGTTCTGGTCCCGCGGCGTCGCCTGGCTCACCACGGCCATCGTCGCCACGTTGCCGTACGTTCCGGAGGACCACGAGGGCTACGACGACCTCGTGGAGATGCTCCAGGACGTCAGCGAGGTCGTCCTCGACTACCAGGACGACAGCGGGTTCTGGCACAACACCCTCGACGACCGGACCTCCCCGCTAGAGGCATCCGGCACGATGATGTTCGTCTACACCTTCGAGGAGGGCATGGAACAGGGCGTCCTCGACCAGTCTACGTTCGAGGAGCCATCCCAGCGGGCGATGGACGTCTGCAAGGGACTCGTCGACAGCCAGGGCGGCGTTCGCCGCGTCGCAGTCGTCCCCGGAGGCCCCGATGCCCCGCTCGGTGTCGCGCTCCACGGCCAGGGGTTCTTCCTGCTCGCTGCGAGTTACTTCCTCTAG
- a CDS encoding HpcH/HpaI aldolase family protein: MHDSPTLAERLDQGDATIGVLSTIVHPNLVEVYGSLGLDFVWLDLEHAGPSPYDAERLEDLARAADLAGVEVVLRLPTNDPSLVRKTLDTGVRNVLIPRVETAAEVRQSVASAHFSYDGAVGDRGLAGVRANRWGADMDSYTSRSDRHVRVGVMIENERAVSNIEEILAVDELGFAFIGPWDLSHSLGHPLEEGHDSVQGAITDIEDACADAGVPVMGFVGDGEDATEKVEAGYQLLVVGSDVDALRSALGDRVEEIARGLGQTRTGD; encoded by the coding sequence ATGCACGACTCACCCACCCTCGCAGAGCGCCTCGACCAGGGGGACGCGACGATCGGCGTGCTCTCGACGATCGTACACCCGAACCTCGTCGAGGTGTACGGGAGCCTCGGGCTGGACTTCGTGTGGCTCGACCTGGAGCACGCCGGCCCGTCACCCTACGACGCCGAACGCCTCGAGGACCTCGCACGCGCCGCGGACCTCGCGGGAGTCGAAGTCGTGCTCCGGCTCCCGACGAACGACCCGTCGCTCGTCCGGAAGACCCTCGACACGGGCGTCCGGAACGTACTGATACCGCGCGTCGAGACGGCCGCTGAGGTCCGCCAGAGCGTCGCTTCAGCGCACTTCAGCTACGACGGCGCGGTCGGCGATCGGGGGCTCGCGGGCGTCCGCGCGAATCGCTGGGGGGCGGACATGGACAGCTACACGTCCCGGTCGGACCGCCACGTCCGGGTCGGCGTGATGATAGAGAACGAGCGCGCGGTTTCGAACATCGAGGAGATACTCGCCGTCGACGAACTCGGGTTCGCGTTCATCGGGCCGTGGGACCTCTCACACTCTCTCGGCCACCCGTTAGAGGAAGGGCACGACAGCGTACAGGGCGCTATCACGGACATCGAGGACGCCTGCGCCGACGCCGGCGTGCCCGTGATGGGGTTCGTCGGCGACGGCGAGGACGCCACCGAGAAAGTCGAAGCGGGCTACCAGTTGCTCGTCGTTGGGAGCGACGTCGACGCGTTGCGCTCCGCACTCGGCGACCGTGTAGAAGAAATTGCTCGCGGCCTGGGACAGACGCGAACGGGCGACTAG
- a CDS encoding enoyl-CoA hydratase/isomerase family protein, which translates to MQPEDFETIDWRFDEETGVGRIVLDRPDKLNALSKQCCDEIIEGLEAFEALDRQGLYEEDDGVKTRIVVLEGAGDDAFCVGSDVDEFHDVKPGVFNFNPMFTRVEEFPAPIVAKIDGYCLGGGLELALTCDFRIASEDSQFGFPEIQLGIMPGDGGTQRLPEIVGPSRTKELAMTAEHIDAAEALDDGIVDYVHQSADLEAEVVEFAERIAEQPPLAVRSIKDAVNISQETNLRTGRYYERRAGNWLTATEDHEEGVEAFEEKRDPEWKGQ; encoded by the coding sequence GTGCAACCAGAGGACTTCGAGACGATAGACTGGCGTTTCGACGAGGAAACGGGCGTCGGGCGTATTGTACTCGACCGCCCGGACAAACTCAACGCACTCTCCAAGCAGTGCTGTGACGAGATAATCGAGGGGCTGGAGGCGTTCGAGGCCCTCGACCGGCAGGGACTCTACGAGGAGGACGACGGCGTCAAGACCCGCATCGTCGTCCTCGAGGGCGCTGGCGACGACGCGTTCTGCGTGGGGTCGGACGTCGACGAGTTCCACGACGTGAAACCGGGCGTGTTCAACTTCAACCCGATGTTCACGCGCGTCGAGGAGTTCCCCGCCCCCATCGTCGCGAAGATCGACGGCTACTGTCTCGGGGGCGGTCTCGAACTCGCGTTGACCTGTGACTTCCGCATCGCCAGCGAGGACAGCCAGTTCGGGTTCCCCGAGATCCAGCTGGGCATCATGCCCGGCGACGGCGGCACCCAGCGCCTCCCGGAGATTGTCGGTCCAAGTCGCACCAAGGAACTCGCCATGACGGCCGAGCACATCGACGCGGCGGAGGCGCTGGACGACGGTATCGTGGACTACGTGCACCAGTCGGCGGACCTCGAGGCGGAGGTCGTCGAGTTCGCCGAGCGCATCGCCGAGCAGCCACCGCTCGCCGTGCGATCGATCAAGGACGCTGTGAACATCTCCCAGGAGACGAACCTCCGCACCGGGCGGTACTACGAGCGCCGCGCGGGCAACTGGCTCACGGCCACCGAGGACCACGAGGAAGGCGTCGAGGCGTTCGAGGAGAAACGCGATCCCGAGTGGAAGGGGCAGTGA
- a CDS encoding glycoside hydrolase family 88 protein, giving the protein MTASLSELTSRVAEHTVDWDMEMGIDWEKACLIDGLLATGEQPERTREIVDRCIETQTSEGQFSYGSLDPLHLDWAAEWTIGEYQSVPDPAAIGHGVLELYDRTGDDYYLDAARKQIEYLRDVERTSEGGIPQQRGELSLAVDGLWMVCPFLARYGVLADDPDAIDDAIKQFEVQRKHLQDPHTGLFRHTWMEQPNSYVQSSFWSRGIGWAICALVDTIEYVPDDHEGHEVMAEMLQEACSAMVDLQDDTGFWHNIVDDHEEPLETSGTLMAAYAFKRGLELGVLEGEEYAAAAERAMTVCKGVVDEDGEVRRVALVPGGPEAPIGVTLHGQGLFLMAASCFE; this is encoded by the coding sequence ATGACAGCATCACTGTCAGAGCTTACTAGCCGCGTCGCAGAGCATACCGTAGACTGGGACATGGAGATGGGCATCGACTGGGAGAAGGCGTGCCTCATCGACGGCCTCCTCGCGACAGGGGAGCAGCCCGAACGAACGCGGGAGATCGTCGACCGCTGCATCGAGACCCAGACCAGCGAGGGCCAGTTCTCCTACGGCTCGCTGGACCCGCTCCACCTCGACTGGGCGGCGGAGTGGACCATCGGCGAGTACCAGTCCGTCCCCGACCCTGCGGCAATCGGCCACGGCGTCCTCGAGCTGTACGACCGGACGGGCGACGACTACTACCTCGACGCTGCACGGAAACAGATCGAGTACCTCCGCGACGTAGAACGCACCAGTGAGGGCGGAATCCCCCAGCAGCGCGGCGAGCTCTCACTCGCCGTCGACGGCCTGTGGATGGTCTGTCCGTTCCTCGCGCGCTACGGCGTGCTCGCGGACGACCCCGACGCCATCGACGACGCGATCAAACAGTTCGAGGTCCAGCGCAAGCACCTCCAGGACCCCCACACGGGGCTGTTCCGGCACACGTGGATGGAGCAACCGAACTCCTACGTCCAGAGCAGCTTCTGGTCGCGCGGCATCGGGTGGGCGATATGCGCACTGGTGGACACCATTGAGTACGTGCCGGACGACCACGAGGGGCACGAAGTTATGGCGGAGATGCTCCAGGAGGCCTGTTCGGCGATGGTCGACCTTCAGGACGACACTGGCTTCTGGCACAACATCGTCGACGACCACGAGGAGCCCCTGGAGACGTCCGGCACGCTGATGGCAGCGTACGCGTTCAAACGCGGGCTCGAACTCGGTGTGCTCGAAGGAGAAGAGTACGCGGCGGCCGCCGAGCGCGCCATGACGGTCTGCAAGGGCGTCGTGGACGAGGACGGCGAGGTCCGCCGCGTCGCACTGGTTCCCGGCGGTCCCGAGGCCCCTATTGGCGTCACGCTCCACGGGCAGGGGCTGTTCCTCATGGCCGCGAGCTGCTTCGAATGA